In Paraburkholderia bryophila, a single genomic region encodes these proteins:
- a CDS encoding phosphodiesterase: protein MLLAQISDLHIKRPGALAYRRVDTGAHLARCVAALNALEPRPDAVIMTGDLVDQGDPEQYEYLKALLAPLEIPYFMLVGNHDERTALRAAFPDRAELQSGGEFVHYAVDLGPLRLIALDSMVPGQSAGLLCDARLAWLATQLDAAQGKPTVVALHHPPFVCGIGHMDELRLDPAAADKLAALIARYPNVERVICGHVHRPMFVRFGGTIASAVPAPAHQVTLDLRDDAPSAFTMEPPAYALHRYDPATGIVTHHAYVEASDGPYPFYEPEGALID from the coding sequence ATGCTGCTGGCTCAAATTAGCGACCTGCATATCAAACGGCCGGGCGCGCTCGCTTACCGCCGCGTCGATACCGGCGCGCATCTGGCGCGCTGCGTCGCCGCGCTCAACGCGCTCGAACCGCGTCCCGATGCCGTGATCATGACCGGCGACCTCGTCGACCAGGGCGATCCTGAACAGTACGAGTACCTCAAAGCGCTGCTCGCACCGCTCGAGATTCCCTACTTCATGCTGGTCGGCAATCACGACGAACGCACCGCCTTGCGCGCGGCATTTCCGGATCGCGCGGAATTGCAGAGCGGCGGCGAGTTCGTGCACTACGCGGTGGATCTCGGCCCGCTGCGCCTGATCGCGCTCGATTCGATGGTGCCGGGTCAAAGCGCCGGCTTGCTGTGCGATGCGCGGCTCGCGTGGCTCGCAACGCAACTCGACGCGGCGCAAGGCAAGCCGACCGTGGTCGCGTTGCATCATCCGCCGTTCGTGTGCGGCATCGGCCATATGGACGAATTGCGGCTCGACCCGGCGGCGGCCGACAAACTCGCCGCGTTGATCGCGCGTTATCCGAATGTGGAGCGGGTGATCTGCGGCCATGTGCATCGGCCGATGTTCGTGCGCTTCGGCGGCACGATCGCCTCCGCAGTGCCGGCGCCCGCGCATCAGGTCACGCTCGATCTACGCGACGACGCGCCGTCCGCGTTTACGATGGAGCCGCCCGCGTACGCGTTGCATCGCTACGATCCGGCGACGGGTATCGTCACGCATCACGCGTATGTCGAGGCCTCCGACGGGCCGTATCCGTTCTATGAACCGGAAGGCGCGTTGATCGACTGA
- a CDS encoding ABC transporter ATP-binding protein, whose protein sequence is MKLASVPITLAQCAKTFRGTRVLEPLDLQIGAGETLVLLGPSGCGKTTTLRMIAGLETPDAGGRIAFGDEDVTALPIEKRQVGMVFQSYALFPNLTVRGNIGYGLKIRRTAADTARQRVDELLAMMRLTAHADKPIDQLSGGQRQRVALARALAVQPRVLLLDEPLTALDARLRDTLRSEMNTLLRELGITTVYVTHDQAEAMELGDRIVVMSAGRIEQIGSPRDIYYRPANRTVAQFVGTINRLAGERRDGMLTTTGGAVPLPSSLGNAAHEIFFRPEDAYLADPANAQLRGHVESTAFLGERTRLTIGGAAPDALLIDVAGRVELARGTPVGISIAQGALIALS, encoded by the coding sequence ATGAAACTCGCCTCCGTTCCCATTACGCTCGCGCAGTGCGCGAAAACGTTTCGCGGCACGCGCGTACTCGAACCGCTCGATCTGCAGATCGGCGCGGGTGAAACGCTGGTGTTGCTCGGGCCGTCCGGCTGCGGCAAGACCACGACGCTGCGCATGATCGCGGGTCTCGAAACACCGGACGCAGGTGGCCGCATCGCGTTCGGTGACGAAGACGTCACCGCGCTGCCGATCGAAAAACGCCAGGTCGGCATGGTGTTCCAGAGCTACGCGCTGTTCCCGAACCTGACGGTGCGCGGCAACATCGGCTATGGCCTGAAGATCCGGCGCACGGCCGCGGACACCGCGCGCCAGCGCGTCGACGAATTACTCGCGATGATGCGTCTCACCGCGCACGCCGACAAACCGATCGACCAGTTGTCCGGCGGCCAGCGTCAGCGCGTCGCGCTGGCCCGCGCGCTCGCGGTGCAGCCGCGCGTGCTGCTGCTCGACGAACCGCTCACCGCCCTCGACGCGCGTTTGCGCGACACCTTGCGCAGCGAGATGAACACGCTGTTGCGCGAGTTGGGCATTACGACCGTCTACGTAACACACGATCAGGCCGAAGCGATGGAACTCGGCGACCGTATCGTCGTGATGAGCGCGGGGCGCATCGAGCAGATCGGTTCGCCGCGCGACATCTACTATCGGCCCGCGAATCGCACGGTCGCGCAGTTCGTCGGCACGATCAACCGTCTGGCCGGCGAACGCCGCGATGGCATGCTAACGACCACCGGCGGTGCGGTGCCGCTGCCCTCCTCGTTAGGCAACGCCGCGCACGAGATTTTCTTCCGGCCGGAAGACGCGTATCTCGCCGATCCGGCCAACGCGCAATTGCGCGGTCACGTTGAAAGCACGGCGTTTCTCGGCGAGCGCACCCGTCTGACGATCGGCGGCGCCGCACCGGACGCGTTGCTGATCGACGTCGCGGGCCGCGTCGAATTGGCGCGCGGCACGCCGGTCGGCATCTCGATCGCGCAAGGCGCGCTGATTGCGCTATCTTGA
- a CDS encoding ABC transporter permease — translation MNSLPASLQQPAVKPRSRFKLPTSRSWLAAGQWLVTLLLCAFLIVPVIMSIMAGLTVNYFKGVSSGLTLRWLVEVWTQYHDSVFLSLEVAAATLFITLLTGVPAGYVLARSKTRLSRIIEEFLVLPIALPGLASALALLVVYGGFTMFRMSVAFIVVGHVVFTLPFMVRAVAAVCASSDLRTLEEGAASLGASFWQRFVTVVLPNARPGIVAGALAVVTLSIGEFNLTWMLHTPDTKTLPVGLADTYASLRIEIGSAYTILFFIMTMPLLVAMQWLGVDATGQRSAAKKRSAASASKSIIKSTPTSTP, via the coding sequence ATGAACTCCCTCCCTGCTTCGTTACAACAGCCAGCCGTGAAACCGCGCTCGCGCTTCAAGCTGCCGACATCGAGAAGCTGGCTCGCGGCCGGCCAGTGGCTCGTTACGCTGCTGCTGTGCGCGTTTCTGATCGTGCCCGTCATCATGTCGATCATGGCGGGGCTGACGGTCAACTACTTCAAAGGCGTGTCGAGCGGACTCACACTGCGCTGGCTCGTCGAAGTGTGGACGCAGTATCACGACTCGGTGTTCCTGTCGCTCGAAGTCGCGGCGGCGACCCTGTTCATCACGCTGCTGACCGGCGTGCCTGCCGGCTATGTGCTCGCGCGCAGCAAGACGCGGCTGTCACGGATCATCGAAGAATTTCTGGTGCTGCCGATCGCGCTGCCCGGTCTCGCGTCCGCGCTCGCCCTGCTGGTGGTCTACGGCGGCTTCACGATGTTCCGCATGAGCGTGGCCTTCATCGTGGTCGGGCATGTGGTGTTCACGCTGCCCTTCATGGTGCGCGCGGTCGCCGCGGTCTGCGCGAGCAGCGATCTGCGCACGCTCGAAGAAGGCGCGGCGAGTCTCGGCGCGAGCTTCTGGCAGCGCTTCGTGACGGTCGTGCTGCCGAACGCGCGGCCGGGCATCGTGGCCGGCGCGCTGGCGGTCGTGACGTTGTCGATCGGCGAATTCAATCTCACCTGGATGCTGCACACGCCCGACACCAAGACGCTGCCGGTCGGCCTCGCCGACACCTACGCGTCGTTGCGCATCGAGATCGGCAGCGCGTACACGATTCTGTTTTTCATCATGACGATGCCGCTGCTCGTCGCGATGCAATGGCTCGGCGTCGATGCGACCGGTCAGCGCAGCGCGGCGAAAAAACGCAGCGCGGCCTCGGCATCGAAGTCCATCATCAAGTCAACACCCACGTCCACGCCATGA
- a CDS encoding ABC transporter permease, with product MNDITFPLRWRIALIAPALAVFIAFWLLPMGALAQLSGDGHAFATYRAMLTNPRYMSSLGATVLLSAAVTAATLVLSVIAGLLLARREFPLKRTLLALLTFPLAFPGVVVGFMVIMLAGRQGLIGALSLKLTGDRWVFAYSMSGLFLGYLYFSIPRVIVTVMASATKLDASLEEAARSLGASPWRITRDIVLPALSPGLIAAGAVCFATSMGAFGTAFTLATDIDVLPMTIYTEFTLNANMVTAAGLSIVLGIVTWAVLAFARSVSGSAVAASA from the coding sequence CGCTGCGCTGGCGCATTGCGTTGATCGCGCCGGCGCTGGCGGTGTTCATCGCGTTCTGGCTGTTGCCGATGGGCGCGCTCGCGCAACTGAGCGGCGACGGTCACGCCTTCGCCACCTATCGCGCGATGCTGACGAACCCGCGCTACATGTCGAGCCTCGGCGCGACGGTGCTGCTCTCGGCGGCGGTCACGGCGGCGACGCTCGTGCTGTCGGTGATCGCCGGCTTGCTGCTGGCGCGCCGCGAGTTTCCGCTCAAGCGCACGCTGCTCGCGCTGCTCACGTTTCCGCTGGCGTTTCCCGGCGTGGTGGTCGGCTTCATGGTGATCATGCTGGCGGGACGCCAGGGGCTGATCGGCGCGCTCTCGCTCAAACTCACCGGCGACCGCTGGGTGTTCGCGTATTCGATGAGCGGTCTGTTTCTCGGCTACCTGTATTTCTCGATTCCGCGCGTGATCGTCACGGTGATGGCGTCGGCCACCAAGCTCGACGCGTCACTCGAAGAAGCCGCGCGTTCGCTCGGCGCGTCGCCGTGGCGGATTACGCGCGACATCGTGCTGCCCGCGCTGTCGCCGGGTCTGATCGCGGCCGGCGCGGTGTGCTTCGCGACTTCGATGGGCGCGTTCGGCACAGCCTTCACGCTCGCCACCGACATCGACGTGCTGCCCATGACCATCTACACCGAGTTCACGCTGAACGCGAACATGGTGACGGCGGCCGGCCTCTCGATCGTGCTCGGCATCGTCACGTGGGCGGTACTGGCCTTTGCGCGCAGCGTGAGCGGTTCGGCCGTGGCGGCAAGCGCATGA